A window of Ignavibacteriales bacterium contains these coding sequences:
- a CDS encoding glycosyltransferase family 39 protein — MINFVMQLKYRNLLKQIALGILGIIGASIILLLTSRHGAGMTPDSVAYISAARNLAEGQGFLTYNGLHLVVQPPLYPIMLAIIKKIVFIDPLISAGYVNAALFGLIIYLSGLLLLRYLNSFALIFLGTVSVLISYALVQASLMALSETLFIFLVLLFLYYFETYKSKRDFVSLFLFSISAALACLTRYTGIIIILTGIICIVLWTRNNKKEKFWHSLVFLLITGLPITIWIIRNCFLTGTFVGQRAASSYTLLENFKFFYDIVLPWYLPLNATWIYFIFIFLIVTAWVFFGLDTAKFSNKEAIELIGPSLIFVLFYSGVIVISSTTTAYDQISDRLLSPIYIPVIFILFFISDKILSWLTKSFHLKLITVLFIIGIVLLIVYPVKKTIHIIEEYIELSGSGYSADSWRKSETIEYLTRHEMLGKSYTLYSNEPEAVYILTNLNTKRSPAKTFYNSPQHFDIYPNQKDSWLNTENVCLIWFDKTNRSFLFTIDELQKNINMTEVAHLKDGEIYTFSKK, encoded by the coding sequence TTGATTAATTTTGTAATGCAATTAAAATACAGAAACCTACTTAAACAAATAGCGCTTGGAATATTAGGAATCATCGGGGCAAGTATTATCTTACTCCTTACAAGTCGTCACGGTGCCGGAATGACGCCCGACTCCGTCGCTTATATTTCGGCTGCAAGAAATTTAGCTGAAGGTCAAGGCTTTCTTACTTATAATGGCTTACATTTAGTTGTTCAGCCTCCTCTCTATCCAATCATGCTGGCTATAATAAAAAAAATAGTTTTCATAGACCCGTTGATATCGGCTGGTTATGTTAATGCCGCTCTTTTCGGCCTCATAATATATTTATCCGGATTATTATTGTTAAGGTACTTGAATTCATTTGCTTTAATATTTTTAGGAACGGTATCTGTTTTGATTTCATATGCACTTGTTCAAGCTTCTTTGATGGCTTTATCCGAAACTCTTTTTATTTTTCTTGTGCTTCTATTTCTTTATTATTTTGAAACATATAAATCAAAGCGGGACTTTGTTTCTTTATTCCTTTTTTCAATTTCGGCAGCCTTAGCCTGTCTTACCCGTTACACCGGGATCATAATTATTTTAACAGGTATAATATGCATCGTTCTCTGGACGAGGAATAATAAAAAAGAAAAGTTTTGGCATTCACTCGTCTTTTTGCTTATCACTGGTTTACCCATCACTATTTGGATTATTAGAAATTGTTTTCTTACAGGCACTTTTGTTGGGCAAAGAGCTGCATCTTCATATACTCTATTAGAGAATTTTAAATTTTTCTACGACATTGTTCTTCCATGGTATTTACCGTTGAATGCAACATGGATTTATTTCATTTTTATTTTTTTAATAGTAACAGCCTGGGTTTTCTTCGGATTAGATACGGCAAAATTTTCGAACAAAGAAGCAATAGAACTAATTGGTCCAAGTCTGATCTTCGTATTATTCTATTCCGGGGTCATTGTTATTTCATCAACCACCACAGCCTATGATCAGATATCCGATAGATTGCTCTCTCCGATTTATATCCCCGTAATTTTCATTTTATTTTTTATCTCCGATAAAATTCTTAGCTGGCTAACAAAATCTTTCCATCTCAAATTAATAACCGTTCTCTTTATAATTGGTATAGTACTGTTGATAGTATACCCGGTTAAGAAAACGATACATATTATTGAAGAGTATATCGAGCTATCCGGATCGGGATACAGTGCTGATTCATGGAGGAAAAGCGAAACTATTGAATATCTTACCCGGCATGAGATGTTGGGTAAAAGCTATACATTATATAGTAATGAACCGGAAGCTGTTTATATTCTAACAAATTTAAATACCAAGCGTAGTCCCGCCAAAACATTTTACAACTCTCCTCAACATTTTGATATTTATCCAAACCAAAAAGATAGTTGGCTAAATACGGAAAATGTTTGTCTAATCTGGTTTGATAAAACTAATCGCAGTTTTCTTTTTACAATTGATGAACTTCAAAAAAATATAAATATGACGGAAGTTGCGCATCTTAAGGATGGAGAGATTTATACTTTTTCAAAGAAATGA
- a CDS encoding glycosyltransferase family 4 protein: MKKRVTSSTINRIAFIGNYLPRQCGIATFTTDLCEAIAAQYAGTTCIALPVNDIEAGYAYPTRVRFELTEKDIESYLRAADFLNINDVDLVCVQFEYGIFGGRAGSHILSLLRELRMPIVTTLHTILKDPDPDQRRVLEEVAALSDRLVVMSERGSEFLQKIYNVSPKKIDLIPHGIPDVPFVDPSFNKDLFGVEGKTVLLSFGLLSASKGIETVISAMPEIVARYPDCVYIIVGATHPHVIKHEGETYRLSLQWLAQQKGVESNVIFYNRFVSLEELVEFIGAADIYITPYLNEAQITSGTLAYTLGAGKAVISTPYWYAQEMLSDGRGVLVPFRDYKALAEQVINLLDNEAERHAMRKRAYKFGRAMIWSEVAQRYMESFELARVERRHYIPPGFIAKALDKYPGELPPLKLDHLDRLTDYTGMFQHALFTVPNYSHGYTTDDNARALLVSILLDELGNSESLELASRYLAFLGFAFNDQTKRFRNFMDYQRNWLEDSGSDDSHGRSLLALGTVLNHSNALALKGMAGWLFEQTLPAILLTTSPRAWAFALIGIYEYSHKFGGDRRASQVRDELAGRLLTLYQNNRSEEWRWYEKTLSYCNAVLPHALLTCGRSIPNRDMTDAGLESLNWLVDLQRADAGHFVPIGSNGFYQKGGERARFDQQPVEAQAMVSACLEAFRITGDKFWNKEARRAFEWFLGRNDLNLSVYDPTTGGCRDGLHSDRLNENQGSESTLAFLQSLLELRLAEQTHLSMEALLK, translated from the coding sequence TTGAAAAAAAGGGTAACAAGTTCCACTATCAACCGTATCGCCTTCATCGGAAATTATTTACCGCGTCAGTGCGGCATTGCAACGTTTACTACCGATTTGTGCGAGGCAATCGCTGCTCAATATGCCGGAACAACGTGTATTGCACTGCCGGTTAATGATATCGAGGCCGGTTATGCTTATCCAACACGCGTTCGATTTGAATTGACGGAGAAGGATATCGAATCTTACCTCCGGGCAGCCGATTTTCTAAACATTAATGATGTTGATTTAGTATGTGTACAATTCGAGTATGGAATCTTCGGTGGAAGAGCGGGCAGTCATATCCTTTCACTTTTACGCGAACTGCGAATGCCGATAGTTACAACTTTGCACACAATACTAAAAGACCCTGATCCAGATCAGAGGCGAGTATTGGAAGAAGTTGCTGCTCTTTCTGACCGGTTAGTTGTAATGAGTGAACGCGGCTCTGAATTTTTACAAAAAATTTATAATGTATCACCGAAAAAGATTGATCTGATTCCGCACGGCATTCCTGATGTACCGTTCGTTGATCCGAGTTTCAACAAAGATTTATTTGGAGTCGAAGGCAAAACAGTATTACTCAGTTTTGGTTTACTCTCCGCAAGCAAAGGAATCGAGACTGTTATTTCAGCTATGCCTGAAATAGTTGCGCGATATCCAGACTGCGTTTATATCATTGTCGGAGCCACACATCCTCACGTCATCAAACACGAGGGTGAAACTTATCGGCTCTCTCTTCAATGGTTAGCCCAGCAGAAGGGTGTGGAAAGTAATGTTATCTTTTACAACCGCTTTGTAAGTTTGGAAGAACTTGTTGAATTCATCGGTGCAGCCGATATCTATATTACACCTTATCTCAACGAGGCACAGATTACATCCGGAACTTTAGCTTACACATTAGGAGCGGGCAAAGCTGTTATCTCTACACCATATTGGTATGCACAAGAAATGCTTTCTGATGGACGGGGTGTGCTTGTTCCATTCCGCGATTATAAAGCTTTGGCAGAGCAGGTTATTAACTTGTTAGACAATGAAGCCGAACGGCACGCTATGCGCAAGCGTGCTTATAAGTTTGGACGAGCTATGATTTGGTCTGAGGTAGCGCAACGTTATATGGAAAGTTTTGAACTTGCGCGGGTAGAGCGTCGTCATTATATCCCACCGGGATTTATAGCGAAAGCACTAGATAAATATCCGGGCGAATTACCTCCATTAAAACTCGATCACTTAGACCGTCTAACGGATTATACCGGCATGTTTCAGCACGCTCTTTTTACAGTGCCTAATTATTCTCATGGTTATACTACCGACGACAATGCTCGAGCTCTTTTAGTAAGTATTCTCTTAGATGAACTGGGTAACAGCGAGAGTTTGGAATTGGCTTCCCGCTATCTTGCCTTTCTTGGATTTGCATTTAACGATCAAACAAAAAGATTTCGGAATTTTATGGATTATCAACGCAATTGGTTGGAAGATTCCGGATCGGATGATAGTCATGGCCGTTCATTATTAGCATTAGGAACAGTATTGAATCATTCTAATGCACTAGCACTAAAAGGTATGGCGGGCTGGTTATTCGAACAAACTCTACCTGCCATTCTCTTAACTACCAGCCCGCGCGCCTGGGCATTTGCACTTATTGGTATTTATGAATACTCACATAAATTCGGCGGTGACCGGAGAGCAAGTCAGGTACGTGATGAATTGGCAGGACGGCTTCTAACATTATATCAAAATAATCGTTCTGAAGAATGGCGCTGGTACGAAAAAACTCTTTCTTATTGCAACGCTGTTCTACCACATGCTTTACTCACATGCGGCAGATCAATTCCTAACAGAGATATGACTGATGCTGGATTGGAGTCATTAAATTGGCTTGTTGATTTGCAGCGCGCAGATGCAGGCCATTTTGTTCCGATTGGATCAAACGGTTTTTATCAGAAAGGTGGAGAGCGAGCTCGTTTTGATCAACAGCCTGTTGAGGCCCAAGCAATGGTATCTGCTTGTCTCGAAGCATTCAGAATTACCGGTGACAAATTTTGGAACAAAGAAGCTCGTCGAGCATTTGAATGGTTTCTAGGACGTAACGATTTAAATCTTTCAGTTTACGATCCAACAACAGGTGGTTGTCGTGACGGTTTGCATTCGGACCGTCTGAACGAGAATCAAGGTTCAGAATCAACTTTAGCTTTTCTACAATCATTGTTGGAGTTGCGTCTGGCTGAACAGACACATTTATCTATGGAGGCATTATTAAAATGA
- a CDS encoding glycosidase, whose amino-acid sequence MNNQHALLFHRNKLNPILTADNWPYPINSVFNAGATLLPDGTTLLLCRVEDRRGLSHFCAARSANGIDGWLIDPQPTLLPDPDNHPEELWGIEDPRITFVKELKKYVVAYTAYTRDGPGVSLALTEDFHNFERYGIIMSPEDKDAALLPYRIDGNWALIHRPVSAPRAHMWISYSPDLIHWGSHKIMMDARKGAWWDANKIGLSPPPIETPQGWLIIYHGLRQTCGGCIYRLGLALFDLKKPELCLKRGSEWIFAPEELYEQHGDVGNVVFPCGYTIGPDGDTVNIYYGAADSCIALATCSIKEMLQWLEQHDSYIKEKII is encoded by the coding sequence ATGAACAATCAACATGCATTACTTTTTCACCGTAATAAATTAAATCCGATTCTTACAGCTGATAATTGGCCATATCCTATCAATAGTGTATTCAATGCTGGTGCTACTTTACTGCCTGATGGAACAACATTGCTTTTGTGTCGCGTGGAAGATCGGCGAGGACTTTCTCATTTTTGTGCCGCCCGTTCAGCAAATGGCATAGATGGCTGGCTGATTGACCCGCAGCCAACTTTATTACCTGATCCGGATAACCATCCGGAAGAATTGTGGGGCATTGAAGATCCGCGCATAACTTTCGTTAAAGAATTAAAAAAGTACGTAGTCGCTTATACTGCATACACACGCGATGGTCCCGGTGTCTCTTTAGCGCTCACAGAAGATTTCCACAATTTTGAGCGCTATGGTATTATAATGTCGCCGGAAGATAAAGATGCTGCATTACTACCTTATCGAATTGACGGTAATTGGGCTTTGATTCATCGTCCTGTCAGCGCACCGAGAGCTCATATGTGGATTTCTTATTCACCGGACTTAATACATTGGGGAAGCCACAAGATAATGATGGATGCACGGAAGGGTGCGTGGTGGGATGCAAATAAAATTGGTCTTTCACCTCCGCCTATCGAAACACCGCAAGGTTGGTTGATAATTTACCATGGGTTGAGGCAAACATGTGGCGGATGCATTTATAGGTTGGGACTCGCACTGTTTGATTTGAAAAAACCTGAACTTTGCCTTAAGCGCGGGAGCGAATGGATCTTTGCTCCGGAAGAACTTTACGAGCAACATGGTGATGTTGGAAATGTCGTGTTTCCATGCGGATACACTATCGGTCCAGACGGCGATACTGTAAATATTTACTATGGCGCAGCAGATTCATGCATTGCCTTAGCTACTTGTAGTATTAAGGAGATGCTTCAGTGGCTTGAACAACACGATTCATACATAAAAGAGAAGATTATATGA
- a CDS encoding DUF4404 family protein: protein MLLLNLGSKEMVQNTIEKIEKKIRINSSLTEKNKTELLDLLTTLKPEMKKFSKAQTEHAESIAGFIERSIHEAMRREKNPTLLKLAVEGLSASVKGFEISHPKLVENVNYIANALANMGI, encoded by the coding sequence ATGCTATTATTAAATCTGGGAAGTAAAGAGATGGTGCAAAATACAATTGAAAAAATTGAAAAGAAGATTCGAATAAACAGTTCTCTTACTGAAAAAAATAAAACTGAACTTCTTGATCTGCTGACAACACTGAAGCCCGAAATGAAGAAGTTTTCAAAAGCACAAACTGAACATGCAGAGAGTATTGCCGGATTTATCGAGCGCTCAATACATGAAGCAATGCGAAGGGAGAAAAATCCAACCCTTTTAAAATTAGCAGTTGAAGGTTTATCTGCTTCGGTGAAAGGTTTTGAAATATCACACCCGAAATTGGTAGAAAATGTGAATTATATTGCAAATGCATTAGCTAACATGGGCATTTAA